The following coding sequences lie in one Mucilaginibacter sp. KACC 22773 genomic window:
- a CDS encoding Pr6Pr family membrane protein has translation MQKLNKLAFIYAILLALIVWFSVVLQFIISTAAYTQQGRTFGGAIVQIISFFTILSNILVGLCLVAVVLNKASAFKKFFSSNSVATAVALYITIVGLIFNTVLRSIVNLDGLFALTNELTHVFNPVAFVIFWLFFTAKTKLSWRQSAGWLWYPLLYLMYVLIRGAVFHFYPYPFVDADKLGYQQVAVNSFFVMMAFLLFGCLFLMLNNKLAARIYQ, from the coding sequence GTGCAAAAACTAAATAAACTGGCATTCATATACGCCATATTGTTAGCGCTGATTGTTTGGTTTTCTGTCGTTTTGCAATTTATTATTTCTACAGCTGCCTATACGCAACAAGGCCGTACATTTGGTGGCGCCATAGTGCAAATCATCAGTTTTTTTACAATACTAAGTAATATACTGGTTGGGCTTTGCCTGGTTGCTGTTGTTTTAAACAAAGCTTCGGCGTTTAAAAAATTCTTTAGCAGCAACAGTGTGGCTACCGCTGTAGCACTTTACATCACCATAGTGGGCCTTATTTTTAACACGGTATTACGCAGCATTGTAAATTTAGATGGCTTGTTTGCGCTAACTAACGAATTAACCCATGTATTTAACCCGGTGGCTTTTGTTATCTTCTGGCTGTTTTTTACCGCTAAAACAAAATTATCGTGGCGGCAGTCCGCCGGTTGGTTGTGGTACCCGTTATTATACCTTATGTATGTACTTATCCGCGGCGCAGTTTTCCATTTTTACCCCTACCCTTTTGTTGATGCCGATAAACTGGGTTATCAGCAGGTGGCTGTCAATTCTTTTTTTGTGATGATGGCTTTTTTATTGTTTGGGTGCTTATTTCTGATGTTAAACAACAAACTGGCAGCAAGGATATATCAATAA